A region of Pleionea litopenaei DNA encodes the following proteins:
- a CDS encoding nitrilase-related carbon-nitrogen hydrolase, translating to MSTVVSEVSDSSHSQELNVAALQFAPQWQSPRASLDEIEALVEAHLDPLSRCDLIVLPEMFATGFSLDETAAEEPGGAIFQWMKSLSKRLQAAVIGSVKVRDGDQLFNRLYWVQENPPLKGQGDSIIHYDKVHLFGAERKRISAGNQRVIVQYRGFRLFLQTCYDLRFPVFCRNVDDYDVLINIASWPKPRIAHWHALLRARAIENLSFSIGVNRIGSDGNGWEYQGGTEIYSPLGECLANAQNEQCEWVFATLSLQSLQETRQTFRFIDDRDEFEWSRIQTQFWD from the coding sequence GTAGTTTCCGAAGTGAGTGATAGTAGCCATTCTCAAGAGTTAAACGTCGCTGCTTTACAGTTTGCGCCCCAGTGGCAAAGTCCGAGAGCCAGTTTGGATGAAATTGAAGCCTTGGTTGAGGCTCACCTTGATCCACTGAGTCGCTGTGATCTTATTGTGTTGCCTGAAATGTTTGCAACCGGATTTTCACTGGACGAAACGGCGGCAGAAGAACCGGGTGGAGCCATTTTTCAATGGATGAAATCTCTTTCGAAACGACTACAAGCAGCCGTGATTGGCAGCGTTAAAGTACGTGATGGTGATCAGTTGTTTAATCGTCTGTACTGGGTTCAAGAAAATCCGCCGTTAAAGGGACAAGGTGACTCAATCATCCACTACGACAAAGTGCATTTATTCGGGGCCGAGAGAAAGCGCATCAGCGCCGGCAACCAGCGAGTAATTGTTCAATATCGAGGTTTCCGGCTATTTTTGCAAACCTGCTATGACCTTCGTTTCCCAGTGTTTTGTCGAAATGTCGATGACTATGATGTTTTGATTAATATAGCATCATGGCCAAAGCCGAGAATTGCGCACTGGCATGCATTATTGAGAGCCCGAGCAATTGAAAACTTAAGCTTTAGTATTGGTGTGAATCGAATCGGAAGCGATGGCAACGGATGGGAATACCAAGGAGGAACCGAAATTTATTCGCCGCTTGGTGAGTGTCTTGCGAATGCGCAAAATGAACAATGCGAGTGGGTGTTTGCAACTTTGTCGTTGCAGTCGTTACAAGAAACCCGTCAAACCTTTCGATTTATTGATGATAGAGATGAATTTGAATGGTCTCGAATTCAAACTCAGTTTTGGGATTAA
- the folX gene encoding dihydroneopterin triphosphate 2'-epimerase — protein MSSVKPLSNATHDYCLNNAVIHIKDLRLRTFIGFNPEELEKQQDIIINAEIEFDASKPCISDNEQETLDYKVITKAMIAHVEQGRFRLIEKLAADLLDIIMEQSQVLRATVCVDKPHALRFSDSVAITLTAVR, from the coding sequence ATGTCGAGCGTCAAGCCGCTGTCCAACGCAACCCACGATTACTGCTTAAACAATGCGGTTATTCATATTAAAGATTTACGGCTTCGAACCTTCATTGGATTCAATCCAGAAGAACTCGAAAAGCAGCAAGACATTATCATCAATGCTGAAATTGAATTTGACGCCAGTAAGCCCTGTATCAGTGATAATGAGCAAGAAACCCTCGATTACAAGGTAATAACCAAGGCGATGATTGCACACGTCGAACAGGGTCGATTCCGTTTAATAGAAAAATTGGCGGCCGATTTGCTTGATATTATTATGGAGCAATCGCAAGTATTGCGAGCAACCGTTTGCGTCGACAAACCGCATGCGTTGCGCTTTTCTGACTCCGTTGCCATTACCTTAACCGCCGTTCGCTGA
- the folM gene encoding dihydromonapterin reductase, translating into MSSPIIITGGAQRLGRACALHLAKQGYPVVITYRSADHDLQALQQAGITCVQADFSDTHGIESFIELIKQDFSFLRAIIHNASTWQSDEHAENRSEVFDAMFSVHAKAPYLMNFGLSELLLAQANQGKRADIIHLTDYVARKGSRKHLAYAASKAALDNLTLSFATHLAPLVKVNSIAPALLMFNEQDSEQYREKAKKKSLLPPAPGAEEGVKAVDYLLNSDYVTGQILALDGGRHLV; encoded by the coding sequence ATGTCGTCTCCAATTATTATTACCGGTGGCGCGCAACGCCTCGGTCGAGCATGTGCCTTGCACTTGGCTAAACAAGGCTACCCGGTGGTCATAACCTATCGAAGTGCCGATCACGATTTACAAGCCTTGCAGCAAGCAGGGATCACCTGTGTACAGGCTGACTTTTCAGATACTCATGGAATTGAGTCTTTCATCGAGTTAATCAAGCAAGATTTTTCTTTTTTAAGGGCGATCATTCATAATGCCTCGACTTGGCAAAGTGATGAGCATGCGGAGAATCGCAGTGAGGTGTTCGATGCGATGTTTTCGGTTCATGCTAAAGCACCTTATTTAATGAACTTTGGTTTGTCTGAGCTATTGCTCGCGCAGGCAAATCAGGGCAAGCGTGCGGACATCATCCATTTAACCGATTATGTGGCTCGCAAAGGCAGCCGCAAGCATCTGGCTTATGCAGCAAGCAAAGCCGCGTTGGATAATTTAACCTTGAGCTTCGCGACGCATCTTGCGCCGCTGGTAAAGGTGAATAGCATTGCGCCGGCGTTGTTGATGTTTAATGAGCAGGATTCTGAGCAATATCGCGAGAAGGCCAAGAAAAAATCACTGCTGCCACCAGCTCCCGGTGCTGAAGAGGGGGTTAAAGCTGTGGATTACTTATTGAACAGTGATTATGTCACCGGGCAAATTTTAGCGCTAGATGGTGGTCGTCACCTGGTTTAG
- the folE gene encoding GTP cyclohydrolase I FolE gives MATAISKPSVDLEQATASPISEEARQVREALIKRGLETPLVANPLTRDQKYDRIRVAMSDVMDALGLDTNDDSLTETPHRIAKMYVDEIFSGLDYQQFPKVTVIDNKMQVEEMVKVREISVTSTCEHHFVTIDGVATVAYIPKDKIIGLSKINRIVRFFAQRPQVQERLTQQVLIALQTLLGTDDVAVTVKATHYCVKARGVMDANSSTETTALGGAFKANAKTRAEFLA, from the coding sequence ATGGCGACAGCAATTTCAAAACCTTCGGTAGATCTTGAACAAGCAACCGCTTCTCCTATCTCAGAAGAAGCGCGGCAGGTGCGTGAGGCTCTAATAAAGCGAGGCTTAGAAACGCCCTTGGTGGCGAACCCGTTAACTCGTGATCAAAAGTACGACCGTATTCGAGTCGCCATGAGCGATGTGATGGATGCCCTTGGTCTTGACACCAATGACGATAGTCTTACAGAAACACCTCATCGCATCGCTAAAATGTATGTCGATGAGATTTTCTCTGGTTTAGATTATCAGCAGTTTCCAAAAGTCACGGTGATCGATAACAAAATGCAAGTCGAAGAAATGGTTAAGGTTCGAGAAATCAGTGTGACCAGTACTTGCGAACATCACTTTGTGACCATCGACGGGGTAGCCACGGTGGCTTATATTCCAAAAGATAAGATTATTGGATTATCGAAGATTAATCGAATTGTTCGCTTTTTCGCGCAGCGACCTCAAGTACAAGAGCGATTAACCCAGCAGGTATTGATTGCGCTGCAAACATTGCTAGGAACGGATGATGTCGCGGTAACGGTTAAAGCTACGCACTATTGTGTCAAAGCACGCGGAGTCATGGATGCCAATTCTTCAACGGAAACGACTGCGCTCGGCGGTGCCTTTAAGGCCAACGCGAAAACACGCGCAGAATTTTTAGCTTAG
- a CDS encoding universal stress protein produces MSQVKVLMDLHPQHPDETLFAKLHQFAEQQSLEVTLMICDYRSSIASNLMLQPDSLEKAIAHLKREHIKRLNLLAEKYEHKNISYVCEAQWHKPYYEAILKRADELNVDWIIKSANPRQGIQRWLFTPSDYQLLKSCPQPLLLSKGQPWQDSQCILAAVDPSHAESQSSKLDSHVIRHAQALAVALNLPLKVCHAFDPIGWEVVMNSTASAGVMGQFVVLDTPDDHQQLLENLRTNHREQLTELQKQHQLDDQQMLFLEGDPVETLIKACEEHKAAAIVVGTTYRSGLLGSTAESLLDQTACDLVAVKHRNFNALDTH; encoded by the coding sequence ATGAGCCAGGTAAAAGTATTGATGGACCTTCATCCACAGCATCCGGATGAAACGTTATTCGCAAAACTCCACCAATTTGCTGAGCAGCAATCCCTCGAAGTCACGTTAATGATTTGTGATTATCGCTCTTCAATTGCGTCAAACTTAATGCTACAACCTGACAGCTTAGAAAAAGCCATTGCGCATTTAAAACGAGAACATATCAAACGACTGAACCTCTTAGCTGAAAAATACGAACACAAAAATATTTCCTATGTCTGCGAAGCACAGTGGCATAAGCCTTATTACGAAGCGATACTAAAAAGAGCCGATGAGTTGAATGTCGATTGGATCATAAAATCGGCGAACCCACGGCAAGGCATTCAGCGTTGGCTATTCACGCCAAGCGACTATCAATTGTTAAAATCATGCCCTCAGCCATTATTACTTTCGAAAGGCCAGCCGTGGCAAGACAGCCAATGCATTTTAGCGGCGGTGGATCCGAGTCATGCAGAAAGCCAGTCATCAAAATTAGACAGTCATGTTATTCGACATGCACAAGCACTCGCAGTGGCACTGAACTTACCACTAAAAGTTTGTCATGCGTTTGATCCTATTGGTTGGGAAGTGGTTATGAACAGCACCGCCAGTGCCGGAGTGATGGGCCAATTTGTGGTACTTGATACGCCAGACGATCATCAACAATTGCTCGAAAATTTACGGACCAATCATCGCGAACAACTAACCGAATTGCAAAAACAACATCAGCTTGACGATCAGCAAATGTTGTTTTTAGAAGGCGACCCAGTTGAAACCTTGATTAAAGCATGCGAAGAACACAAAGCAGCGGCCATCGTTGTCGGTACTACCTACCGCTCAGGATTGCTGGGCAGTACAGCAGAGAGTTTACTCGACCAAACTGCCTGCGATTTAGTCGCAGTGAAGCATCGAAACTTTAATGCGCTTGATACCCACTAG
- the uspE gene encoding universal stress protein UspE → METIKRILVVITREAETQPALERALIFAEQGPIEITLFSALYVPALELTAVLAPDERKQLRQQYYSARENYLSQLSETFKHPNITYSTAVVWHKKTAQAILEYVADHSFDLTIKRISSDASSQNPFVMPVDWHLLRLCQSSLLLVREAHWQTDGAILGAVCCTQVDREHQQLNHKIIDTLQVLAELLHADAHLINTHMSPLLDAPNNYPNLNKEQLRLKVSQYHNNKMQELVASHCIHEQHIHVIEGLAEDKIPATAEKLNAQVVVMGTVGRTGLTAAFMGNTAERVLARLKCEVLALKPDDFEA, encoded by the coding sequence ATGGAAACAATTAAACGCATTTTAGTGGTTATTACTCGAGAAGCGGAGACTCAGCCGGCTTTAGAGCGAGCTTTAATCTTTGCAGAACAAGGACCGATTGAAATTACGCTGTTCAGCGCCTTATACGTTCCGGCACTTGAGCTAACAGCCGTCTTGGCACCGGATGAACGAAAACAACTGCGCCAGCAGTATTATTCAGCACGTGAAAATTATCTAAGTCAGCTTAGCGAAACATTCAAACACCCCAATATTACCTACTCGACGGCCGTGGTTTGGCATAAAAAAACGGCTCAAGCCATTTTAGAATACGTTGCTGATCACTCATTCGATTTAACCATCAAACGGATCAGCTCTGACGCTAGTTCGCAAAACCCCTTTGTTATGCCCGTTGATTGGCACCTGCTAAGACTCTGCCAGTCGTCTCTTCTACTGGTAAGAGAAGCACACTGGCAAACTGACGGGGCGATTCTAGGGGCCGTGTGTTGTACTCAAGTAGACAGAGAACATCAGCAACTCAATCATAAGATCATTGATACTCTTCAAGTTCTAGCAGAGCTACTACATGCCGATGCTCACTTGATCAATACCCATATGAGCCCGTTGCTTGACGCCCCTAACAACTACCCGAATTTAAATAAAGAACAGCTGCGTTTAAAAGTCAGTCAGTACCATAACAACAAAATGCAAGAGTTAGTGGCTTCGCATTGCATTCACGAACAACATATACATGTGATTGAAGGTTTAGCCGAAGATAAAATTCCTGCAACTGCAGAAAAGTTAAACGCTCAGGTTGTGGTCATGGGGACTGTCGGTCGAACCGGTTTAACCGCCGCATTTATGGGAAACACCGCTGAGCGAGTGCTAGCCCGATTAAAATGCGAAGTGCTCGCTCTAAAACCCGATGACTTTGAAGCTTAA
- a CDS encoding M13 family metallopeptidase produces MKLKLLSMSVAVALLASCGQESATEQPKAETTKTQSVAEQKDAKAKAPVELQSGLTLDNFDRSVRVQDDLYRFVNGTWLSKTEIPSDKSNYGTFTALADKAQEDLRKIIEASAAAKDLEPGSNEQKVGDLYNSVLDVDTLNQRGLEPLKPYLAEIEAIKDKQQLVEYFAKVPKLGSSAPMGMWVNNDAKDPTQYIMYMTQSGLSLPNKDYYFDEDETHESIRHAFVKHVETMFNLAGLPKGAEAAKDIMALEMAIANAHWNKEDNRNSVKTYNKYALKQMSELTDAIDWNAYFTAMGVADQSNLVVRQPSYITALGTIVKDTSLDAWKTYLTWHLLTGNASLLTSELDQENFAFYGKTLQGTPEQLPRWKRGVNAVNSLLGEVVGKVYVAKYFKPEAKQRMMELVENLREAYRQSINELDWMGEETKKQALDKLSKFRPKIGYPDKWQDYSNLTITKGKLLENYMSARQFNFNEQRDKLGKPIDRDEWFMTPQTVNAYYNPVMNEIVFPAAILQPPFFDMNADDAVNYGGIGAVIGHEMGHGFDDQGATYDGDGVLRDWWTAQDKEEFKARTTKLAAQYDEFEPLPGVHVNGEFTLGENIGDLGGLTIAYKAYQLSKEGKPAPVLDGFTGDQRFFMGWAQVWARKYRDAEMKRRINVDPHSPSEYRSNGVVQNMPEFMAAFDVKPGDELYLEPEKRVKIW; encoded by the coding sequence ATGAAACTAAAACTGTTATCTATGTCGGTTGCTGTTGCACTGCTTGCCAGTTGTGGGCAAGAGTCTGCAACAGAGCAACCAAAAGCAGAGACTACCAAAACTCAGTCTGTTGCAGAGCAAAAAGACGCGAAAGCGAAAGCTCCTGTTGAACTTCAATCGGGTTTAACTTTGGATAATTTCGACCGTTCGGTACGTGTTCAAGACGATCTGTACCGCTTTGTGAATGGCACTTGGCTAAGCAAAACAGAAATTCCGTCTGACAAGTCTAACTACGGAACCTTTACTGCTTTGGCCGATAAAGCGCAAGAAGACTTGCGTAAAATCATTGAAGCGTCGGCTGCTGCGAAAGATTTAGAGCCTGGATCCAATGAGCAAAAAGTCGGTGACTTGTACAACAGCGTGTTGGATGTTGATACGTTAAACCAACGTGGTTTAGAACCATTAAAGCCTTATTTGGCAGAAATCGAAGCGATAAAAGACAAACAGCAGTTGGTCGAGTACTTTGCTAAAGTTCCTAAACTTGGCTCATCCGCTCCCATGGGAATGTGGGTTAACAATGATGCGAAAGACCCGACTCAGTACATCATGTATATGACTCAGTCCGGTTTGAGTTTGCCAAACAAAGATTATTATTTTGATGAAGACGAAACGCATGAGTCGATTCGACATGCGTTTGTTAAGCATGTAGAGACCATGTTTAATCTTGCTGGGTTACCGAAAGGTGCTGAAGCTGCTAAAGACATCATGGCGTTAGAAATGGCCATTGCGAATGCGCATTGGAACAAAGAAGACAACCGTAACAGCGTCAAAACGTACAATAAATACGCTTTGAAACAAATGAGTGAGTTGACCGATGCCATTGATTGGAATGCCTATTTCACTGCAATGGGCGTTGCTGATCAAAGCAATCTAGTGGTCCGTCAGCCATCTTATATCACAGCCTTGGGTACCATTGTTAAAGACACCTCGTTAGACGCGTGGAAAACCTATTTAACTTGGCACTTGTTAACCGGTAATGCGAGTTTGTTGACGTCTGAATTAGATCAAGAGAACTTTGCATTCTACGGCAAAACTTTGCAAGGAACCCCAGAGCAGTTACCTCGTTGGAAGCGCGGTGTAAACGCGGTTAATAGTTTGTTGGGTGAGGTTGTTGGAAAAGTTTATGTGGCTAAATACTTCAAGCCAGAAGCTAAACAACGCATGATGGAATTAGTCGAAAATTTACGTGAAGCTTATCGTCAAAGCATTAATGAATTAGATTGGATGGGCGAAGAAACTAAGAAACAAGCGTTGGATAAACTCAGTAAGTTTCGGCCTAAAATTGGTTACCCTGACAAATGGCAAGATTACTCTAATTTAACCATTACCAAAGGTAAGTTGTTAGAAAATTATATGTCGGCTCGTCAATTTAACTTTAATGAGCAACGAGACAAACTCGGTAAACCAATCGACCGTGATGAGTGGTTCATGACTCCGCAAACCGTGAATGCTTATTACAACCCAGTCATGAACGAGATCGTTTTCCCGGCGGCTATTTTGCAACCACCGTTTTTTGATATGAATGCAGACGATGCTGTGAACTACGGCGGTATTGGTGCTGTTATCGGGCACGAAATGGGGCATGGCTTTGACGATCAGGGCGCTACTTACGACGGCGACGGTGTGCTTCGTGACTGGTGGACAGCGCAAGATAAAGAAGAGTTTAAAGCGCGTACGACCAAGCTAGCAGCACAGTACGATGAGTTTGAGCCGTTACCTGGAGTGCACGTTAATGGCGAGTTTACTCTTGGAGAAAACATCGGTGATTTAGGCGGACTCACCATTGCTTACAAGGCTTATCAGTTATCTAAAGAAGGCAAGCCAGCGCCGGTGCTCGATGGTTTTACTGGCGATCAACGTTTCTTCATGGGATGGGCGCAAGTATGGGCTCGTAAATACCGTGATGCAGAAATGAAGCGTCGTATTAATGTTGACCCTCATTCACCGAGTGAATACCGTTCTAACGGTGTTGTACAAAATATGCCAGAGTTTATGGCGGCATTTGATGTTAAGCCGGGTGATGAGCTTTATTTAGAACCAGAAAAGCGCGTTAAAATCTGGTAA
- a CDS encoding CBS domain-containing protein, with the protein MYQVKDFMTAEPICLKDNNSLHKGRTTMRKYSIRHIPIIYADSGNFAGILTQKVVLSNAISIINTKGLEALEDAEKSISIESVMDTDVVTVEPETPLLDAARFFKKNRHGCIAVLDEYKVVGILTSGDFVKFAIHALDESM; encoded by the coding sequence ATGTACCAAGTAAAAGACTTTATGACGGCCGAGCCAATTTGTCTAAAAGACAATAATAGTCTGCACAAAGGTCGCACGACCATGCGCAAATACAGCATCAGACATATCCCCATTATTTACGCAGACAGTGGAAATTTTGCCGGCATATTAACGCAAAAAGTGGTTTTATCGAACGCGATATCGATCATCAATACCAAAGGACTTGAGGCGCTCGAAGATGCAGAGAAATCAATTTCGATTGAATCGGTCATGGATACCGACGTGGTTACCGTTGAACCCGAAACGCCACTGTTAGACGCTGCTCGATTTTTTAAAAAGAATCGTCACGGTTGTATTGCCGTACTTGATGAATATAAAGTCGTGGGAATTTTAACGTCAGGTGACTTTGTAAAATTCGCGATTCACGCGTTAGATGAGTCGATGTAA